A genomic window from Litoreibacter janthinus includes:
- a CDS encoding adenosine deaminase → MTIPKIELHLHIEGAAPPAFIRGLAQEKGVNLTGVFNEDGSYKFEDFSQFLRVYEAACTVLTGPEEFGRLTTAVLEQSIEQGVIYTEAFLSPDFCGGGDVGAWREYMHAMQEAAAKLPEIEMRGIVTCIRHFGPDKAKAAARCAAETAGDFITGFGMGGDEMQGKQGDFAYSFHMAREAGLRLTTHAGEWGGADSVRQAVRDLEVERIGHGVQAIDDDALVDHLAEHEIVLEVCPGSNVALGVYSDWHSHPIETLRERGVLVTVSTDDPPFFHTNLGMEYDLLGHHFGWEDDTVREVNVTAAKAAFCDDATREKLLKALEPAS, encoded by the coding sequence GTGACAATTCCCAAGATCGAACTGCATTTGCACATTGAAGGCGCAGCACCTCCCGCCTTCATCCGTGGGCTGGCGCAAGAGAAGGGCGTTAATCTGACCGGTGTGTTCAACGAAGACGGCTCCTACAAGTTCGAGGATTTCAGCCAGTTCCTGCGCGTTTACGAGGCCGCTTGCACCGTTCTTACCGGTCCAGAAGAATTTGGCCGTCTGACCACGGCGGTGTTGGAGCAGTCGATTGAGCAAGGTGTGATCTATACAGAGGCGTTTCTGTCCCCTGATTTCTGCGGCGGCGGTGATGTCGGTGCGTGGCGCGAATATATGCATGCGATGCAAGAAGCAGCGGCAAAACTACCCGAGATTGAAATGCGCGGGATCGTTACCTGCATTCGCCATTTCGGGCCGGACAAGGCGAAGGCTGCCGCAAGATGCGCCGCCGAGACGGCTGGCGATTTCATCACCGGTTTCGGGATGGGCGGCGACGAGATGCAAGGCAAGCAAGGCGACTTCGCCTATAGCTTTCACATGGCCCGTGAGGCGGGATTGCGCCTAACCACGCATGCCGGTGAATGGGGCGGTGCCGACAGCGTCAGGCAAGCCGTCCGCGATCTTGAGGTGGAACGCATCGGCCACGGCGTCCAAGCCATCGACGACGATGCGCTTGTCGATCATCTGGCCGAGCACGAGATCGTTCTTGAGGTTTGTCCCGGCTCGAATGTGGCGCTTGGGGTCTATTCTGATTGGCACTCGCACCCGATTGAAACCCTGCGAGAACGTGGCGTGTTGGTGACCGTTTCCACCGACGATCCGCCCTTCTTCCATACCAATCTCGGCATGGAATATGATCTTCTGGGCCATCACTTCGGCTGGGAAGACGACACCGTGCGCGAGGTCAATGTCACCGCGGCCAAAGCGGCCTTCTGCGACGACGCAACGCGCGAGAAATTACTCAAAGCACTGGAGCCCGCATCATGA
- a CDS encoding DMT family transporter, with amino-acid sequence MTIEATSPEIVRHDPRQAAILAVFGMVSLSFIDNFVPVIARDIGLWQFHAYRSAMVLAALLPIAVLMGWRLQVRNWRAVAWRSFCISSAMILYFGAVASLPVAQVAAGLLTSPIFVLLISWGFYGAPIGRWRVLAVLLGFAGVMLVLRPSGGEVSALNFIPIGAGFLYALGAVATRQYCAKESEAVLVASFFAASGIWGALGLLALSGTATDPALDGFFGTGLQPWTAEAFLWTMAQGVVSLIGIAALFRAYLLAEASHVAVFEYAFLIAAGIWGYVLWGQVPDALALLGMACIIGAGIVIIKRSGAA; translated from the coding sequence ATGACAATTGAAGCCACGAGTCCTGAAATCGTCCGTCACGACCCGCGCCAAGCCGCTATTCTGGCGGTGTTCGGCATGGTTAGCCTGTCCTTCATCGATAATTTCGTGCCGGTGATCGCGCGCGATATCGGGTTGTGGCAGTTCCACGCCTATCGATCAGCAATGGTTTTGGCCGCTTTGTTGCCGATTGCTGTGTTGATGGGGTGGCGGCTGCAAGTGCGCAATTGGCGGGCAGTCGCATGGCGGTCATTCTGCATATCTTCCGCAATGATCCTATATTTCGGTGCAGTGGCGAGCCTGCCCGTCGCTCAAGTCGCGGCGGGGCTTCTAACATCACCCATCTTCGTTCTACTGATATCGTGGGGCTTCTACGGCGCTCCCATCGGGCGATGGCGCGTGCTGGCGGTGCTGCTGGGGTTTGCAGGTGTCATGCTGGTGCTGCGTCCGTCCGGTGGTGAGGTGTCTGCTTTGAATTTCATCCCGATCGGCGCCGGGTTTCTTTACGCGCTAGGGGCCGTTGCCACCCGCCAGTATTGCGCCAAAGAAAGCGAGGCCGTTTTGGTCGCTTCATTTTTTGCCGCCAGCGGGATCTGGGGGGCTTTAGGCCTGCTCGCCCTAAGCGGCACGGCGACTGATCCTGCGCTTGACGGCTTCTTTGGAACGGGCCTTCAGCCATGGACTGCGGAGGCGTTCCTTTGGACAATGGCGCAAGGTGTGGTGTCGCTCATAGGGATCGCTGCGCTGTTTCGGGCCTATCTACTGGCCGAGGCAAGCCATGTCGCTGTCTTCGAATACGCTTTCCTCATTGCCGCCGGTATTTGGGGGTATGTGCTCTGGGGCCAGGTGCCAGACGCCTTGGCGTTGTTGGGCATGGCCTGTATTATTGGCGCAGGCATCGTCATCATCAAACGCAGCGGGGCGGCATGA
- the upp gene encoding uracil phosphoribosyltransferase gives MTDIPHLTVVNHPLVQHKLTLMREKDTPTAVFRQLLREISQFLAYEVTRNLEMETKRIETPIQPMDAPTLAGRKLALISILRAGNGLLDGMLELIPSARVGFVGLYRDEETLQPVQYYFKVPDALDERMVIAVDPMLATGNSSVAAIDLLKKAGAKNIRFLCLLAAPEGVARMKEAHPDVPIVTASVDSHLNDNGYIVPGLGDAGDRMFGTK, from the coding sequence ATGACCGATATCCCTCACCTGACCGTCGTGAACCATCCTTTGGTGCAGCATAAACTGACGCTGATGCGTGAGAAGGACACCCCGACCGCGGTGTTCCGGCAGCTGCTGCGCGAGATCAGCCAGTTTCTGGCCTATGAAGTCACGCGCAATCTGGAGATGGAAACCAAGCGGATCGAAACCCCGATCCAGCCTATGGATGCCCCTACGCTTGCGGGTCGCAAATTGGCGCTAATCTCGATCCTGAGGGCGGGCAATGGATTGCTCGACGGCATGCTGGAGCTGATCCCGTCAGCCCGCGTGGGGTTTGTGGGCTTGTACCGCGACGAGGAAACACTTCAGCCGGTGCAGTACTATTTTAAGGTTCCCGATGCGCTGGACGAACGCATGGTCATTGCGGTTGATCCGATGTTGGCCACGGGAAATTCTTCGGTCGCAGCTATCGACCTTTTGAAGAAAGCAGGCGCGAAAAATATCCGTTTCCTTTGCCTTTTGGCCGCGCCAGAAGGCGTCGCGCGGATGAAGGAAGCGCATCCTGACGTGCCGATTGTGACAGCTTCGGTAGATAGTCACTTGAATGACAATGGATATATTGTTCCAGGGCTAGGTGATGCGGGAGACCGCATGTTCGGCACAAAATAA
- a CDS encoding AMP-binding protein, with amino-acid sequence MGWMADETGLEKRAANYVPLTPLSHLNRARDVFPDREAVVYGKIRRSYAEYHARVSRLASALAARGITAGDVVATVIPNLPAQAEAHFGVPACGGVLNTINTRLDPGTVSYIFDHGEAKIVLCDTQFLPMVEAAKAACDGDGPEIIEVPDEDAGFPATGRYTTYEELLAEGDPSAAWHMPDDEWESLALNYTSGTTGRPKGVVYHHRGAYLMTMGTVISWRMQLFPKFLAIVPLFHCNGWNHTWMMPVLGGTVHCCRDVTAEAIYTAIADEGVTHFGGAPIVLNMIVNAPDTARKAFDHQVEVFTAGAPPAPATLQKIEALGFNVTQVYGLTETYGHVTESLWNPDWDARPEDEKPALKARQGVAMPMMEYVTVVDEKNVQVPMDKSAQGEIVMRGNSVMKGYYKNPEATGEAFEGGHFHSGDIAVQHADGHIQIADRAKDIIISGGENVSSVEVEGVLMSHPAVSLCAVVAKPDDKWGEVPCAFVELKSGAQINADEMIAHARAQLAGFKTPKMVVFQELPKTSTGKIQKFELREIAKTL; translated from the coding sequence ATGGGTTGGATGGCCGACGAAACCGGACTTGAGAAGCGCGCCGCGAACTACGTGCCGCTGACGCCGCTGTCACACCTCAATCGTGCCCGTGACGTGTTCCCCGACCGCGAGGCGGTGGTCTATGGCAAAATCCGCCGCAGCTATGCCGAATACCATGCGCGGGTCTCACGCCTTGCGTCGGCTCTTGCTGCACGCGGCATTACCGCTGGAGACGTGGTCGCAACTGTTATTCCCAACCTTCCGGCACAGGCCGAGGCGCATTTTGGCGTGCCCGCCTGCGGCGGCGTGCTCAATACTATTAACACCCGCCTCGACCCCGGCACCGTGTCCTACATCTTTGATCACGGCGAAGCGAAGATCGTCCTGTGCGACACGCAGTTCCTTCCTATGGTCGAAGCTGCCAAAGCCGCATGTGACGGAGACGGCCCCGAGATCATCGAGGTGCCGGACGAGGACGCAGGCTTCCCCGCCACGGGACGTTACACCACCTATGAGGAGTTGCTCGCAGAGGGCGACCCAAGCGCCGCGTGGCACATGCCGGACGACGAGTGGGAGAGCCTTGCGCTGAACTATACCTCTGGCACCACCGGTCGGCCAAAGGGCGTCGTCTACCACCATCGCGGCGCGTATCTGATGACTATGGGCACGGTTATTTCATGGCGGATGCAGCTGTTCCCCAAGTTTCTAGCCATTGTGCCGCTGTTTCACTGTAATGGCTGGAACCACACATGGATGATGCCGGTTCTGGGTGGCACTGTGCATTGCTGCCGCGATGTCACAGCCGAGGCCATATATACTGCCATCGCGGATGAGGGCGTCACGCATTTCGGCGGAGCGCCGATTGTGTTGAACATGATCGTCAATGCGCCAGATACAGCCCGCAAGGCGTTCGATCATCAGGTCGAAGTCTTCACGGCTGGCGCGCCACCTGCCCCTGCGACGCTGCAAAAGATCGAAGCGTTGGGGTTCAATGTGACTCAGGTTTATGGCCTGACAGAGACCTATGGCCATGTGACCGAAAGCCTTTGGAACCCGGACTGGGACGCACGGCCGGAGGATGAAAAACCCGCGTTGAAGGCACGACAGGGCGTCGCGATGCCAATGATGGAATATGTCACTGTGGTGGACGAGAAGAACGTGCAGGTGCCGATGGACAAGTCCGCACAGGGCGAGATCGTCATGCGCGGCAACTCGGTCATGAAAGGGTATTACAAGAACCCCGAGGCCACCGGCGAGGCATTCGAAGGCGGGCATTTCCATTCCGGTGACATTGCCGTTCAACACGCTGATGGGCACATCCAGATCGCGGATCGGGCCAAAGACATCATCATTTCGGGCGGGGAAAACGTCTCGTCTGTCGAGGTCGAGGGTGTGTTGATGTCGCATCCGGCCGTGTCGCTGTGTGCCGTTGTGGCCAAACCCGACGACAAATGGGGCGAAGTGCCTTGCGCATTTGTGGAGTTGAAGTCAGGCGCACAAATCAACGCCGACGAGATGATCGCGCATGCCCGGGCCCAATTGGCGGGTTTCAAGACTCCCAAAATGGTGGTGTTTCAAGAGCTTCCCAAAACCTCGACTGGCAAGATCCAGAAGTTCGAGTTACGCGAGATTGCCAAAACGCTGTAA
- a CDS encoding phosphopentomutase, with product MSRAFLVVLDSVGCGGAPDAARFGDEGANTLLHIHEQVGLKMPNLMKLGLGAALGISTAETHGLHGVAREVSLGKDTPSGHWELAGVPVPWDWHYFPDTHPSFPPEISAMVAEFCETDGILGDCHASGTDIITQFGEEHLRTGKPICYTSADSVFQIAAHEETFGLDRLLQLCQHMAPILHGMNVGRVIARPFVGEDVASFKRTKNRHDYAMKVPSPTLLDWAKADGRATFGVGKISDIFSGRGVDESRKGFDDVLMGHLSDLVDEAPDGALVFANFVEFDSLYGHRRDPAGYAAHLEWFDEAIGPVLDKLRDGDLMLFTADHGNDPTWTGNDHTREQVPVVGAGVGAKDIGQVMFVDVAASVADHLGLTERGPGRSFL from the coding sequence GTGAGCCGCGCTTTCCTTGTCGTTCTGGATTCCGTCGGATGTGGCGGTGCTCCGGATGCCGCACGTTTCGGCGATGAGGGCGCAAATACCCTTTTGCATATTCACGAGCAGGTTGGCCTTAAGATGCCGAACCTGATGAAGCTTGGGTTAGGGGCTGCATTAGGTATCTCGACCGCCGAAACCCATGGGCTGCATGGCGTCGCCCGCGAGGTGTCGCTCGGCAAAGACACTCCATCCGGCCATTGGGAGCTCGCGGGCGTGCCTGTCCCTTGGGATTGGCACTATTTCCCCGATACGCATCCCAGCTTCCCGCCAGAGATTTCCGCGATGGTTGCCGAGTTTTGCGAAACCGACGGCATTCTGGGCGACTGCCACGCCTCCGGCACGGATATCATCACGCAGTTCGGCGAGGAGCATTTACGCACCGGTAAGCCCATTTGCTACACCTCCGCCGACAGCGTGTTCCAGATCGCAGCACATGAAGAAACTTTCGGGCTGGATCGCCTGTTACAGCTTTGCCAACACATGGCCCCGATCCTGCACGGGATGAATGTCGGACGTGTCATTGCCCGACCCTTCGTTGGTGAAGATGTCGCCAGTTTCAAGCGCACGAAAAACCGTCACGACTACGCGATGAAAGTCCCATCGCCGACCCTTCTGGATTGGGCCAAGGCGGACGGGCGCGCAACCTTCGGCGTCGGTAAGATCAGCGACATCTTTTCGGGTCGCGGGGTGGATGAAAGCCGCAAAGGCTTCGACGACGTTCTGATGGGGCACCTGTCCGATTTGGTCGATGAGGCCCCCGACGGCGCGCTGGTGTTTGCCAATTTCGTGGAATTCGATAGCCTCTACGGGCACCGCCGCGACCCCGCCGGCTATGCTGCGCATCTTGAGTGGTTTGATGAGGCTATCGGGCCGGTGCTGGACAAACTGCGCGACGGTGATTTGATGCTGTTCACGGCCGATCATGGCAATGACCCCACATGGACAGGCAATGACCACACCCGCGAGCAAGTGCCCGTTGTGGGCGCTGGCGTCGGGGCCAAAGATATCGGGCAGGTCATGTTCGTGGATGTCGCGGCGTCGGTTGCCGATCATCTGGGCCTGACGGAACGCGGCCCCGGAAGGAGCTTTCTGTGA
- a CDS encoding thymidine phosphorylase, producing the protein MDAAQIIGKIRMREPVSAAECRWFGKALAEQSGVSDAQAGAFAMAVAMEGLGADGRVGLTEGMRDSGDVLRWKLPGPVLDKHSTGGVGDPVSMVLAPALAACGAYVPMVSGRGLGHTGGTLDKLESIPGYISGVTTSKLQHVTREVGCAIVGASTQVAPADRRLYAIRDVTATVDSIDLITASILAKKLAAGLQGLVLDVKTGNGAILQDAAQAKRLAFSLVEVASGAGCPTTALITDMSQPLATAAGNAVEIRAVMEALSGTGQKRLREVALALGAELLRNNKQMKLDAETAWNLLNDAITSGAAMERFCRMVAYLGGPTDFDESWRFCLPEANIVREVLPLATGHVRAIDTRALGLAVVEMGGGRRRETDRIDPSVGLSAFKRIGDKVDKTTPLAMVHAATEEAAAKAERAVRKAFQIGASKVPAPELFVDRVAV; encoded by the coding sequence ATGGATGCTGCTCAGATCATAGGCAAAATTCGTATGCGTGAACCGGTCAGCGCCGCCGAGTGCCGCTGGTTCGGGAAAGCATTGGCAGAGCAATCCGGCGTAAGCGACGCACAGGCGGGTGCATTCGCGATGGCAGTTGCTATGGAGGGTCTTGGGGCAGACGGCCGCGTGGGCCTGACCGAAGGTATGCGCGACAGCGGCGACGTGCTGCGCTGGAAACTGCCCGGGCCGGTGCTGGACAAGCACTCCACTGGCGGGGTCGGCGATCCTGTTTCCATGGTGCTGGCCCCCGCATTGGCGGCCTGTGGGGCCTATGTTCCAATGGTGTCCGGTCGCGGGCTTGGGCACACTGGCGGAACGCTGGACAAGCTAGAATCCATTCCTGGCTATATCAGCGGCGTCACGACCTCCAAATTGCAACATGTCACGCGCGAGGTTGGATGCGCCATCGTCGGGGCCTCGACGCAAGTCGCGCCTGCGGATCGTCGCCTCTATGCCATCCGTGATGTGACGGCGACGGTGGACAGTATCGATCTGATCACCGCGTCGATCCTCGCCAAAAAGCTGGCCGCCGGATTGCAGGGCTTGGTGCTCGACGTGAAAACTGGCAACGGGGCGATCTTGCAAGACGCCGCACAAGCCAAGCGCTTGGCCTTTTCCTTGGTCGAAGTCGCCTCAGGTGCTGGCTGTCCGACGACGGCCCTGATCACCGATATGTCCCAGCCCCTTGCGACCGCTGCGGGCAATGCGGTCGAAATTCGCGCCGTGATGGAGGCGCTAAGTGGCACGGGCCAAAAACGCCTTCGCGAAGTGGCGCTGGCTTTGGGCGCAGAATTGCTGCGCAACAACAAGCAGATGAAGCTCGACGCGGAAACAGCATGGAACTTGCTCAACGACGCGATTACCTCTGGCGCCGCGATGGAGCGGTTCTGCCGCATGGTTGCTTACTTGGGTGGTCCGACTGACTTTGATGAAAGCTGGCGTTTCTGCCTGCCAGAGGCCAACATCGTGCGCGAGGTGTTGCCGCTTGCCACAGGTCACGTGCGCGCCATCGACACCCGCGCTTTGGGGCTTGCGGTCGTCGAAATGGGCGGCGGGCGCCGCCGTGAGACCGACCGGATCGATCCTTCAGTGGGTCTGTCCGCATTCAAACGCATCGGCGACAAGGTCGACAAAACGACGCCGCTTGCCATGGTTCACGCCGCCACCGAGGAAGCCGCCGCAAAAGCGGAACGTGCCGTGCGCAAGGCGTTCCAGATCGGCGCAAGCAAAGTCCCAGCACCGGAACTGTTTGTTGACAGGGTGGCCGTGTGA
- a CDS encoding 3-hydroxyacyl-CoA dehydrogenase NAD-binding domain-containing protein: MTDFTMKTDADGVATITWDTVGKSMNVMNQQGFLDLDALIDEALADDSIKGVILTSGKPDSFAGGMDLNIIAKMKESAGDNPAQGLMDGLMATHKMLRKIERGGMDDKNKGGKPIACAMQGTGLGIGFEIPLACHRIFVADNPKAKIGLPEIMVGIFPGMGGTTRVTRMLGAMGASPFLLEGKLSDPKKAKAAGLVHEVVPADELLSAAKEWVLSSPSIVKPWDEKGYKMPGGAPYHPAGFMTFVGASAMVNGNTKGVYPAAKALLSAVYEGAMVPFDTALKIEARWFTNVLMNPSSANMIRSLFINKEALEKGAVRPDVADEKVKKVGVIGAGMMGAGIALVSAMAGIEVVLIDAKQESADKGKAYTADYMDKGIARKKATPEKKEAALALITATTDYAALKGCDLIVEAVFEDVGVKAEVTKKVQAVVGPDCIFATNTSTLPITELAKASESAENFIGIHFFSPVEKMMLVEIIKGKGTGDRAVAKALDFTRQIRKTPIVVNDARFFYANRCIIPYINEGMRMVSEGVNPALIENAAKLVGMPLGPLQLVDETSIDLGVKIAKATKAAMGDAYDDAVDEILFWMADEGRLGRKSNAGFYAYDDKGKRQLLWEGLAAKYPVAADQPDLVEVQNRLLFAQVLEAVRAIEEGVLMDIREGDVGAILGWGFAPWSGGPLSWLDMVGTPWAAETTNALADKYGERFKAPDLLEDMAAKNQSFYGRFDPAKAAA, from the coding sequence ATGACTGATTTCACTATGAAAACAGACGCCGATGGCGTCGCAACAATCACTTGGGACACCGTCGGAAAGTCAATGAACGTCATGAATCAGCAAGGGTTTCTTGACCTCGACGCGCTGATTGACGAGGCGCTTGCCGATGACTCAATCAAAGGCGTCATCCTGACCTCCGGCAAGCCCGACAGCTTTGCGGGCGGCATGGATCTCAACATCATTGCCAAGATGAAGGAAAGCGCGGGCGACAATCCTGCACAGGGCCTGATGGACGGCCTGATGGCGACCCACAAAATGCTCCGCAAGATCGAGCGCGGCGGCATGGATGACAAGAACAAGGGCGGCAAACCGATTGCTTGCGCGATGCAGGGCACCGGATTGGGGATCGGGTTTGAAATCCCGCTGGCCTGTCACCGTATTTTTGTGGCCGACAATCCGAAGGCAAAAATCGGCCTGCCGGAAATTATGGTCGGCATTTTCCCCGGCATGGGCGGCACCACACGCGTGACCCGTATGCTGGGCGCGATGGGTGCGTCCCCCTTCCTTCTGGAAGGCAAGCTGAGCGATCCGAAGAAAGCCAAGGCCGCAGGTCTGGTGCACGAGGTTGTGCCTGCCGACGAGCTGCTGTCTGCGGCGAAGGAATGGGTTCTGTCCTCTCCTTCCATCGTGAAGCCATGGGACGAAAAGGGCTACAAAATGCCCGGCGGTGCGCCGTATCACCCTGCAGGTTTCATGACCTTCGTGGGCGCTTCTGCCATGGTCAACGGCAACACCAAAGGCGTCTACCCTGCTGCCAAGGCGTTGCTGTCTGCGGTTTATGAAGGTGCGATGGTGCCGTTCGACACCGCCCTGAAGATCGAGGCGCGCTGGTTCACCAATGTGCTGATGAACCCGTCAAGCGCGAACATGATCCGGTCGCTGTTCATAAACAAAGAGGCGTTGGAAAAAGGCGCTGTGCGTCCTGACGTGGCGGACGAGAAGGTCAAAAAAGTCGGCGTCATCGGCGCGGGCATGATGGGGGCCGGCATTGCGCTGGTGTCTGCCATGGCGGGCATCGAAGTGGTGCTGATCGACGCCAAACAAGAGTCCGCGGACAAAGGCAAAGCCTACACCGCTGACTACATGGATAAGGGCATCGCACGCAAGAAAGCCACGCCGGAGAAGAAAGAGGCCGCGCTGGCGCTTATCACTGCGACCACCGATTACGCTGCGCTTAAAGGCTGCGATTTGATCGTGGAGGCTGTGTTCGAGGATGTGGGCGTAAAAGCCGAGGTGACCAAGAAGGTGCAAGCCGTGGTTGGCCCCGATTGTATCTTCGCGACCAACACCTCGACCCTGCCGATCACCGAACTGGCGAAAGCCTCCGAGAGTGCGGAGAACTTCATCGGCATTCACTTCTTCTCCCCCGTTGAGAAGATGATGCTGGTCGAGATCATCAAAGGCAAAGGCACGGGCGACCGCGCGGTGGCCAAGGCGTTGGACTTCACCCGCCAAATCCGCAAAACGCCGATCGTGGTTAACGACGCACGCTTCTTCTACGCCAACCGTTGCATCATCCCGTATATCAACGAAGGGATGCGCATGGTCTCCGAGGGTGTGAACCCTGCCTTGATCGAGAACGCTGCAAAGCTGGTCGGCATGCCGCTTGGCCCGCTGCAACTGGTGGACGAGACCTCGATCGACTTGGGCGTCAAGATCGCCAAGGCGACCAAGGCCGCCATGGGCGACGCCTATGACGACGCTGTGGATGAGATCCTGTTCTGGATGGCCGATGAAGGCCGCTTGGGTCGCAAGTCCAACGCGGGTTTCTACGCCTATGACGACAAGGGCAAACGCCAGCTGCTGTGGGAGGGCCTTGCCGCCAAATACCCTGTGGCTGCGGATCAACCCGATCTGGTTGAAGTCCAAAACCGCCTGCTGTTCGCACAAGTTCTGGAGGCCGTCCGTGCCATCGAGGAAGGCGTTCTGATGGACATCCGCGAGGGCGACGTGGGCGCGATCCTTGGCTGGGGATTCGCACCTTGGTCCGGCGGTCCACTGTCATGGCTGGACATGGTCGGCACCCCTTGGGCGGCAGAAACGACCAACGCGCTGGCCGACAAATACGGGGAGCGTTTCAAGGCTCCCGACCTGTTGGAAGACATGGCCGCGAAGAACCAGAGCTTCTACGGCAGGTTTGACCCAGCAAAAGCAGCCGCATAA
- a CDS encoding sulfotransferase family 2 domain-containing protein yields the protein MIISPGRNYIFVHIPKTGGTSMALALEAKAKADDIMLGDTPKAVKRRKRLRDVQAAGRLWKHSTLRDIVGLVPESQIAAMKVFTMVRNPWDRAVSYYHWLRSQSFDHPAVHLAQDLEFSPFLNHPQTVASLRSSSYGTYVTTSQGQEHCALFVRLEHLAEDLPKLETLIGCKLGAIPHENRSERGSYRDAYNSADRNLMSEIAAADIARFNYRF from the coding sequence ATGATCATTTCGCCGGGACGCAATTACATATTCGTCCACATTCCCAAAACCGGCGGCACTTCGATGGCGTTGGCGCTAGAGGCGAAAGCCAAGGCGGATGACATTATGCTCGGCGACACGCCCAAAGCGGTGAAGCGTCGCAAGCGCCTTAGGGATGTGCAGGCGGCAGGTCGGCTTTGGAAGCACTCCACCTTGCGCGATATCGTCGGGCTGGTTCCCGAAAGCCAGATCGCGGCGATGAAAGTCTTCACGATGGTGCGAAATCCATGGGACCGCGCGGTCAGCTACTACCACTGGCTGCGGTCGCAAAGTTTCGACCATCCGGCGGTGCATCTGGCGCAAGACTTGGAGTTCAGCCCGTTTCTGAACCATCCGCAAACCGTCGCTTCTCTCCGCTCGTCGTCCTACGGAACCTACGTCACGACCTCCCAAGGTCAGGAACACTGTGCGCTGTTCGTGCGGTTAGAGCATTTGGCCGAAGACCTGCCGAAGCTGGAAACGCTGATCGGCTGCAAGTTGGGCGCGATCCCGCATGAAAACCGCTCGGAGCGGGGAAGTTATCGCGATGCCTACAATTCCGCCGACCGAAATCTGATGTCTGAAATCGCAGCGGCTGACATCGCGCGTTTCAACTATCGGTTCTGA
- a CDS encoding Hint domain-containing protein, producing MFFKSSRKASKVEPLVLTIAPSAGIFAGTKIATRHRWAPVEDLKAGDKVLTAENGEQVIADIEVASLSLASAKANAGQWPLLVPEGAIGNEHAMLVSPDTRLVIEDDAAGVLFGEACVTVRAENLIGYRGIARARVKGELTHVTIRFEDAQTLVVEGGVFIDVPAPNGLHRFTPLNDRQSRLLVRNMGESDRKERARPVAAGWI from the coding sequence ATGTTTTTCAAATCTAGCCGTAAGGCCTCCAAGGTAGAGCCACTGGTGCTAACCATCGCCCCAAGCGCGGGCATCTTCGCAGGCACGAAGATTGCCACGCGCCATCGTTGGGCGCCGGTTGAAGATTTAAAAGCAGGCGACAAAGTCCTGACGGCCGAGAATGGCGAGCAAGTCATCGCAGACATTGAAGTGGCATCCCTGTCTCTGGCGTCAGCCAAGGCCAATGCCGGTCAATGGCCCCTTTTGGTGCCGGAAGGCGCAATTGGAAATGAACACGCGATGCTGGTCTCCCCCGATACCCGTCTGGTGATCGAAGACGACGCTGCTGGCGTTCTGTTCGGAGAGGCTTGCGTAACTGTCCGTGCTGAAAACCTGATCGGCTACCGCGGCATCGCCCGCGCCCGCGTCAAAGGCGAGTTGACCCACGTCACCATCCGCTTTGAGGATGCGCAAACGCTGGTTGTCGAGGGCGGTGTCTTCATCGACGTTCCAGCCCCCAATGGCCTGCATCGCTTCACCCCACTCAATGACCGCCAATCCCGCCTGCTGGTGCGCAACATGGGTGAGTCCGACCGCAAAGAACGCGCTCGTCCCGTGGCCGCTGGCTGGATCTAA